From Carya illinoinensis cultivar Pawnee chromosome 5, C.illinoinensisPawnee_v1, whole genome shotgun sequence, one genomic window encodes:
- the LOC122311668 gene encoding fe(2+) transport protein 1-like has translation MAGTHFKQLHAPLPILLLGLLLQPCFIVQASAECRSKEKSFRGCHDEAEALKLKLIAIFSILVTSMIGVCLPLFSRAVPALRPDRDLFALVKAFASGVILATGYMHVLPDSFNNLTSDCLPETPWRKFPFTTFVAMLSALLTLMVDSVALSHYKKRFAHELATGNGEQANQGTVEILEHVGHGHDKSGKDPPEDGTQLLSHRVVAQVLEMGIVVHSVVIGLSMGASDNPCTIRPLIAALCFHQLFEGMGLGGCILQAEYGIKMKEVMVFFFSITTPFGISLGIGLSNIYSAKSQTALIVEGVLNAASAGLLNYMALVDLLASDFMGSRLQNSLKLQIWSFIAVLLGAGGMSLMAKWA, from the exons ATGGCCGGCACACATTTCAAGCAGCTCCATGCACCACTCCCTATCCTTCTTCTCGGTCTCCTCCTCCAGCCATGCTTTATCGTGCAAGCTTCAGCCGAATGtagatcaaaagaaaaatcatttcgGGGATGCCACGACGAGGCCGAGGCATTAAAGTTGAAACTCATCGCCATTTTTTCTATATTGGTGACTAGCATGATCGGGGTGTGTTTGCCGTTGTTTTCGCGTGCGGTTCCGGCCCTCAGACCTGACCGGGATCTGTTCGCGTTGGTTAAAGCCTTTGCTTCTGGAGTCATACTTGCAACCGGTTACATGCATGTGCTGCCGGACTCTTTTAATAATTTGACATCGGATTGTTTGCCCGAAACGCCTTGGAGGAAATTCCCCTTCACGACCTTCGTGGCAATGCTATCAGCGTTGCTGACTCTTATGGTGGATTCAGTTGCGTTGAGCCATTATAAGAAACGTTTTGCTCATGAACTTGCTACTGGTAATGGAGAGCAAGCGAATCAAGGGACTGTAGAGATATTGGAGCATGTTGGACATGGTCACGATAAGAGTGGCAAGGATCCCCCAGAAGACGGGACACAGTTGTTGAGCCATCGCGTTGTAGCTCAG GTACTAGAAATGGGGATTGTTGTGCACTCAGTAGTAATTGGTTTGTCAATGGGGGCATCTGACAATCCATGCACAATCCGACCTCTCATTGCTGCTCTCTGCTTCCATCAACTCTTTGAAGGAATGGGACTAGGCGGATGCATACTACAG GCCGAATATGGAATCAAGATGAAAGAAGTCATGGTGTTTTTCTTCTCGATCACAACTCCATTTGGGATCtcgcttggaattggtttatcaAATATATACAGCGCCAAAAGTCAAACTGCCCTAATCGTGGAGGGAGTGCTAAATGCAGCGTCGGCTGGACTCCTAAATTATATGGCATTGGTGGATCTCTTAGCATCTGATTTTATGGGATCTAGACTCCAAAACAGTTTAAAGCTCCAAATATGGTCATTTATTGCAGTTTTACTAGGAGCGGGAGGCATGTCTTTGATGGCAAAATGGgcttaa
- the LOC122311229 gene encoding basic leucine zipper 43: MLPAEITGIHYLAQETSIPIPTGFGMMQSNTPDLYFNRFLSNLPNSLFPSQGYELNPQYSCISNNSSTSDEAEEHQLSIIDERKQRRMISNRESARRSRMRKQKHLDELWSQVVRLRTENHNLIEKLNHVTECHDKVLQENARLKEETSDLRQMFTSLQIDSPYTATFRDLEEVPCNTAHLRAESSCQSISKSVDLLH; this comes from the coding sequence ATGCTTCCAGCTGAGATCACTGGAATCCATTATCTAGCCCAAGAAACCTCTATTCCAATTCCCACTGGCTTTGGAATGATGCAGAGCAACACACCTGACCTTTATTTCAATAGATTCTTAAGCAACTTACCCAACTCTCTCTTCCCTTCTCAAGGCTATGAGCTTAACCCACAATACTCCTGTATCAGCAATAACTCCAGTACTTCTGATGAAGCTGAGGAGCATCAGCTCAGCATCATCGATGAAAGGAAGCAGCGGAGAATGATTTCTAACAGAGAATCTGCTCGCAGATCGCGGATGAGGAAACAAAAGCACCTAGATGAACTCTGGTCACAGGTGGTAAGGCTTCGAACAGAGAACCACAACCTGATAGAAAAGTTGAATCATGTAACCGAGTGCCATGACAAGGTTCTTCAGGAGAATGCAAGGCTCAAGGAGGAAACTTCTGATCTTCGCCAAATGTTCACAAGCCTGCAAATTGACAGCCCTTACACTGCCACGTTCAGAGACTTGGAAGAGGTTCCTTGCAACACGGCTCATCTCAGAGCAGAATCCTCCTGCCAATCCATATCTAAATCTGTAGACTTGCTTCATTAA